The Methanosphaera stadtmanae DSM 3091 genome includes a window with the following:
- a CDS encoding glycosyltransferase family 4 protein, which translates to MKIIQTPVRFYPFIGGVEQYVYYISKQLAMYDNCEVKVICAKQPENTPTNQIYDNISIKRLKYYGKIANTNITPSLPRTLLSENFDIVHTHIPTPWSSDWSNIISRIKNKPLVVTYHNDIIGNGFANTIANIYNKTALKFLLNKADKIIITQDNYIKSKHLQNYKDKITTIPNGVDSSLFKPNNTKRQKNQIFFLSVLDKFHKYKGLDYLLEALVYVKKEIPTVKLVVGGKGELLDFYKEKTHKLKLEDNVEFKGFLSDSDVIENYANSELFILPSISSLQEGFGIVVLEALSCKTPVISTDIVGVADDVIKTNSGIIIPPKDTQALTNAIIKILTDDNLKHNMGENGRKLIQQKYEWSEIAKSIYELYEELL; encoded by the coding sequence TTGAAGATTATACAGACCCCAGTTCGATTTTATCCATTTATTGGTGGTGTTGAACAGTATGTTTATTATATTTCTAAACAATTAGCTATGTATGATAATTGTGAAGTTAAGGTAATCTGTGCTAAGCAACCAGAAAACACTCCAACTAACCAAATATATGATAACATATCAATTAAACGTCTTAAATATTATGGAAAGATTGCAAATACTAATATTACTCCAAGTCTTCCAAGAACACTTCTTAGTGAGAATTTTGATATTGTCCATACACACATTCCAACTCCATGGAGTAGTGATTGGAGTAATATAATTTCAAGAATTAAAAATAAACCACTTGTAGTAACATATCATAATGATATTATTGGAAATGGTTTTGCAAATACAATTGCAAATATTTACAATAAAACTGCACTTAAATTTCTATTAAATAAGGCAGATAAAATTATAATAACACAGGATAATTATATCAAATCAAAACACTTACAAAATTATAAAGATAAGATAACTACCATTCCAAATGGTGTTGATTCATCATTGTTTAAGCCTAATAATACTAAGCGACAAAAAAACCAAATATTTTTCCTAAGTGTTCTTGATAAATTTCATAAATATAAAGGTCTTGACTATCTTCTTGAAGCTTTAGTTTATGTTAAAAAAGAAATACCTACTGTTAAACTTGTTGTAGGTGGAAAAGGTGAACTTCTTGACTTTTACAAAGAAAAAACTCATAAATTAAAATTAGAAGATAATGTTGAATTTAAGGGATTTTTAAGTGATAGTGATGTAATTGAAAACTATGCCAATTCAGAACTATTCATACTACCATCCATATCATCACTTCAAGAGGGTTTTGGAATTGTAGTACTTGAGGCACTCTCATGTAAAACACCAGTTATTAGTACTGATATTGTTGGTGTTGCAGATGATGTTATTAAAACAAATAGTGGTATTATAATACCTCCAAAGGATACACAGGCACTAACCAATGCAATAATAAAAATACTTACAGATGATAATCTCAAACATAATATGGGTGAAAATGGACGAAAACTAATACAACAAAAATATGAATGGAGTGAGATTGCAAAGTCAATATATGAACTCTATGAGGAGTTATTATGA